The following proteins are encoded in a genomic region of Chaetodon auriga isolate fChaAug3 chromosome 8, fChaAug3.hap1, whole genome shotgun sequence:
- the LOC143325125 gene encoding uncharacterized protein LOC143325125 — translation MAAVDPSESPKRQESPAEEVETSGEKSEAVESGCSLNQRDETTLNKNNKSPSGEQRPSAGNDGGCIASHSEVSVESGAGTDKTTCNSPDDLTSEKNMTEAPGKEQRAFDWSETEDDDEEARTHKQENDKCDHDDATEGAEEVQQDAHGDDNVTAGAEEIQETGNSHSDEKSTEKEPVKEVVGEVDGIDDVVEYDEGQDADMTAKPKKCRLVCKECGKMFNRRETFNLHRHFHAHEDELTPLTCKECGLTFQHRSSLIKHRNEHKEKEEQLVTPKNEVQTMEEGSFECAECERIFSTVDKLRDHNCCNTAEKPYHCPLCRQEFQFKVSVTKHMMTHSQESIFTCQECSQTFPNNMALRYHQRCHTALKPYKCPECGMVFKHYSVMEDHRRKHTDNTRSHLCNICGKTFKYSSLLHQHQYLHTGQKPFRCPECGKKFAFAQNMKAHCRQHRLCETNSSTEQPSKQAPVSTQEGVRGPGKENTHQSEEPKRAFNCPLCPQTYWAPANLRAHMLIHEAEYETLERTPRPPSEINQHWDKGLTCPHCPCVYRDESSLNVHLLSVHKPVAQYLGTVAAPPKKQFTPLNSDNMQGKWRSDGISVKSYKCSECGKTFRHRSVLELHMRIHSKDKPYQCKVCGKGFRFSSYLQQHLIIHTGKKPYKCPDCGKDFAFLQNMKTHQKLHQEKPFRCTSCRKGYSDETQLQHHMLSHNGDKPHKCDLCDKSFGLAYLLRDHMNTHTGERPHRCDECHKTFSWFSSLLVHQKIHARKRQGFSQYNSFPVGARTRGRGSRGRRGGRLVWGWSRPLGGSGMVSSQPSPYPVSAMRDAELHRRAAQPQSSMFSSRMDLQGRQQKEPWLSELHPQPVQWKVDGGEVMPVPSSQQQHAGHTHFDSPPQPGQQHLHLRSPGWPDSPSITQSGSSSAQNSESSHMKESAASVVSSLLAAVPKKSSPSVVSEMEQLRQPKPVTWSSTPTSTVLASTSSLQHDFSVPSYIDGAALWSVRPAPLANSQGSPNRLGQELQLPRWPGAPMSTQKESSTPPKKEDTRMWDMSNPQVIPSTVSQPEKPWNGCELQKQWTSGLAGASTSAQIDQSSAMPISTPVSHGVGSTLWDIQTPPGIPKTLTSPEKLVNNQDFQLQQKQVSSGWASVQSQTGTQKVPISIQYEPHRFGQGMGTPVWGFQSNPVGPQTLLTGQLKPGNGQELQQQPMVTGTQIIINQPSPFFSPPLAPLPPPLALPGPHPLHSVAVGALSRPPHPNIFFTPQAVMSERPHMPQTLPLPQLAPRTEPHKLGPRLPFAPERLLQCMICGCSLPRELDLQMHYLQHAQGEI, via the exons ATGGCCGCCGTAGACCCATCGGAGTCTCCAAAACGACAGGAATCCCCTGCGGAGGAGGTGGAAACATCTGGGGAGAAGAGCGAGGCGGTGGAGTCGGGATGCAGCTTAAATCAGAGAGATGAAACAACacttaataaaaacaacaagagcCCCAGTGGTGAGCAGAGACCCAGTGCTGGCAACGACGGCGGTTGTATTGCCAGCCATTCCGAGGTTAGTGTCGAGTCCGGCGCTGGAACCGACAAAACGACGTGCAATTCACCGGACGACCTAACATCGGAGAAAAATATGACGGAGGCTCCTGGGAAGGAGCAGCGGGCTTTCGACTGGTCTGAGACTGAAGACGACGACGAAGAGGCGAGAACACACAAGCAGGAAAATGATAAGTGTG ACCACGATGATGCTACAGAGGGTGCTGAAGAGGTGCAGCAGGATGCACATGGTGATGATAACGTTACAGCTGGTGCAGAGGAGATTCAAGAGACAGGAAACTCACATTCTGAtgagaagagcacagagaagGAGCCGGTGAAGGAGGTGGTGGGAGAAGTCGACGGGATAGACGACGTGGTTGAATATGACGAGGGGCAGGACGCTGATATGACAGCCAAGCCAAAAAAGTGCCGTTTGGTGTGCAAGGAGTGCGGGAAGATGTTCAACCGCCGCGAGACGTTCAACCTCCACCGCCACTTTCACGCGCACGAGGATGAGCTCACTCCCCTCACCTGTAAAGAGTGCGGCCTTACCTTTCAGCACCGCAGCAGCCtcattaaacacagaaatgaacataaagagaaggaggagcaACTTGTTACTCCAAAGAATGAGGTGCAGACAATGGAGGAGGGTAGTTTTGAATGTGCAGAATGTGAGAGGATCTTCTCTACAGTGGATAAGCTGAGGGACCACAACTGCTGCAATACAGCAGAAAAGCCTTACCACTGCCCCCTGTGCCGCCAAGAGTTCCAGTTTAAGGTGTCTGTCACTAAGCACATGATGACCCACTCCCAGGAGAGCATCTTCACATGCCAGGAGTGCAGTCAAACTTTCCCAAATAACATGGCCCTGCGCTACCACCAGCGATGTCACACCGCCCTGAAACCATACAAATGCCCAGAGTGCGGCATGGTTTTCAAGCACTACTCCGTCATGGAAGACCACCGTCGcaagcacacagacaacacacgCTCTCACCTGTGCAACATCTGCGGTAAGACCTTCAAGTATAGCAGCCTCCTTCATCAGCATCAGTATCTGCACACGGGCCAAAAGCCCTTCCGCTGCCCCGAGTGTGGTAAAAAATTTGCCTTTGCGCAGAACATGAAGGCACACTGCCGCCAGCATAGACTGTGCGAAACCAACTCCTCCACTGAGCAGCCCAGCAAGCAGGCCCCAGTGTCCACGCAGGAGGGGGTCAGAGGGCCGGGTAAAGAGAACACACACCAGAGCGAGGAACCGAAACGCGCGTTCAACTGCCCACTTTGTCCCCAGACCTACTGGGCACCAGCTAACCTGAGGGCCCACATGCTTATTCATGAGGCCGAGTATGAGACGCTGGAGCGAACACCCAGACCCCCCAGTGAGATTAACCAGCACTGGGACAAAGGACTCACCTGTCCCCACTGCCCATGTGTTTATCGTGATGAATCCAGTTTAAATGTACACCTGTTAAGCGTCCACAAGCCTGTAGCACAATATTTAGGAACGGTGGCAGCACCACCTAAAAAACAATTTACTCCATTAAACAGTGATAATATGCAGGGGAAATGGAGAAGTGATGGCATAAGTGTGAAGTCATACAAGTGTTCTGAGTGTGGAAAAACCTTCCGCCACCGCTCAGTATTAGAGCTGCATATGCGCATACATTCCAAGGACAAGCCTTACCAGTGCAAAGTTTGTGGCAAGGGCTTTCGATTTAGTAGCTACTTACAGCAGCATCTCATCATCCATACAGGCAAAAAGCCATACAAATGTCCCGATTGTGGAAAGGACTTCGCCTTCCTgcagaacatgaaaacacatcagaagCTGCATCAGGAAAAACCTTTCCGCTGCACCAGCTGCCGCAAAGGGTATAGCGATGAGACCCAACTGCAGCACCATATGTTATCACACAATGGTGACAAACCTCATAAGTGTGACCTGTGTGACAAGAGCTTTGGATTAGCCTATCTGCTCCGtgatcacatgaacacacacacaggagagagaccTCATCGTTGTGATGAGTGTCACAAAACCTTTTCCTGGTTTAGCAGCCTGCTTGTACACCAGAAGATCCATGCTCGCAAGCGGCAGGGTTTCAGCCAGTATAATTCTTTCCCGGTGGGTGCTAGGACGAGAGGCAGGGGTAGccgggggaggagaggggggcgGCTCGTGTGGGGCTGGTCTAGGCCGTTAGGAGGCTCAGGGATGGTAAGCTCTCAGCCGTCTCCGTACCCAGTCTCTGCAATGAGAGATGCTGAGTTGCACAGAAGGGCAGCCCAGCCACAGTCTTCCATGTTCTCATCTCGCATGGATTTACAAGGCAGACAGCAGAAGGAGCCGTGGTTGTCCGAGCTGCACCCTCAACCGGTGCAGTGGAAAGTGGACGGCGGAGAGGTAATGCCTGTCCCgtcatcacagcagcaacatgcaggtcacacacattttgacagcCCACCACAGCCAGGACAGCAGCACCTCCATCTGAGAAGTCCAGGTTGGCCAGATAGCCCTTCAATAACTCAGTCGGGCTCCTCATCTGCTCAGAATTCAGAGTCATCACACATGAAAGAGAGTGCAGCTTCTGTTGTCAGCTCCCTCCTGGCAGCTGTGCCAAAAAAATCCAGCCCATCAGTGGTGAGTGAGATGGAGCAGCTCAGGCAGCCAAAGCCTGTTACTTGGAGTAGTACACCCACATCGACAGTACTCGCTTCCACAAGCTCTTTGCAGCATGATTTTTCTGTCCCGTCCTACATAGATGGGGCAGCTCTGTGGAGTGTCAGACCTGCTCCACTAGCAAATTCACAGGGCTCTCCAAATAGGCTTGGTCAGGAGCTTCAGCTGCCAAGATGGCCAGGTGCCCCCATGTCAACACAAAAGGAGTCATCCACTCCTCCTAAGAAAGAGGACACTAGAATGTGGGACATGAGTAATCCTCAAGTTATACCATCGACTGTTAGCCAGCCAGAGAAGCCGTGGAATGGCTGTGAGCTGCAGAAGCAGTGGACTTCAGGCCTAGCAGGTGCGTCCACCTCAGCTCAAATAGACCAAAGCAGTGCTATGCCAATTTCAACTCCTGTCTCTCATGGGGTAGGTAGCACCTTGTGGGACATACAAACACCACCAGGTATTCCAAAGACTTTAACCTCCCCTGAGAAATTAGTAAATAATCAAGATTTTCAGTTGCAGCAAAAGCAGGTATCATCTGGCTGGGCCAGTGTACAGAGTCAGACAGGTACACAGAAGGTTCCCATCTCCATTCAATACGAGCCTCATCGTTTTGGCCAGGGGATGGGAACACCAGTATGGGGCTTCCAAAGTAATCCAGTGGGTCCTCAAACGCTGCTCACTGGGCAACTCAAACCAGGAAATGgacaggagctgcagcaacaacCAATGGTAACAGGcactcaaataataataaatcagccttctccttttttctcacctccacttgctccgctccctcctcctcttgctttgcCAGGCCCTCACCCTCTTCACTCTGTCGCAGTTGGTGCACTCTCAAGACCTCCACACccaaatatttttttcacaccACAGGCAGTCATGAGCGAGAGGCCACACATGCCACAGACCCTGCCCCTACCTCAGCTCGCCCCACGGACAGAACCTCATAAACTCGGACCCCGTTTGCCTTTTGCTCCGGAACGTCTTCTCCAGTGCATGATATGCGGATGCTCCCTTCCTCGGGAGCTGGATCTACAAATGCATTACTTGCAACATGCACAAGGAGAGATTTGA
- the LOC143325260 gene encoding uncharacterized protein LOC143325260 produces the protein MTEYYEEGGLLYEQSPPMHIKVESPEGPFGGGASENGFPREDEDSDGSCDQSSGLPGGLPFNVVVVHPNIMAPGMSSDDLLSIEQNRAMSAALAAGGAGKRKSRFSGAELEVLVSEVTRCEGELFGPAGRLRRRERERIWAGILERVNAVSRVPRTLREVKKRWDDLKRRNGGRLADARHRSCYLPSSRGASMLGRPSQTSPRLQQARQKQSTRPKPSFPCFPDSDTGVGVEGSERDGLEKDEDNPERDRDMGEPDCEPENSMEDKLGLGLGLGIGPPPPSERWLPPSPLYSAPFLNGSPQPSSPQPSLGAQQGPLEAPLRSSWLEDELRGLGEAAIQLGNRIEKSLREFSEGFRQDMRTLVASQETLAVSLQQNNVLLQRLLGVLEAQQQPQPQQHRVQQAHQSQTSQQHLQPQPAQQQQQQQQQQQQLQPIEPQQQQKQQQRIEAPLQTHLQHQQQPHVVQQQSQQHQTQIQQQPLVTQHANNQPAVAVVPAPSSPDVHATFPSDPPTDSNGSVQRPRRGRAVDHRRRRRR, from the exons ATGACTGAGTACTACGAGGAGGGGGGGCTGCTGTACGAGCAATCACCTCCCATGCACATCAAAGTGGAGTCTCCGGAGGGACCCTTTGGAGGGGGAGCCTCAGAAAACGGCTTCCCCAGGGAGGATGAGGACTCAGACGGCAGCTGTGACCAGAGCAGTGGATTACCTGGGGGGCTCCCTTTCAATGTGGTAGTGGTGCATCCGAACATCATGGCACCAGGCATGTCCTCAGACGACCTCTTGTCCATTGAACAAA acagAGCTATGTCGGCTGCACTTGCTGCTGGTGGtgcaggaaaaagaaagagtcgtttcagtggagcagagctggaggtgTTGGTGTCAGAAGTCACCCGATGCGAAGGAGAGCTCTTTGGTCCTGCGGGGAGGCTCCGTCGTCGGGAGAGAGAGCGCATTTGGGCAGGAATCCTAGAGAGAGTCAACGCTGTGTCCAGAGTCCCACGTACCCTTCGAGAGGTGAAGAAGCGCTGGGACGACTTAAAGAGACGCAATGGAGGCAGGCTAGCGGATGCTCGCCACCGCAGTTGTTACCTGCCGTCCAGCAGAGGGGCCTCGATGCTCGGGCGTCCTTCTCAGACAAGCCCCAGACTTCAACAAGCCAGGCAAAAGCAAAGCACCAGACCAAAGCCCAGTTTCCCATGCTTCCCTGACTCTGATACAG GTGTAGGAGTGGAAGGATCAGAGAGAGATGGTTTGGAGAAAGATGAGGACAATCCTGAGCGTGACAGAGACATGGGAGAACCTGATTGTGAACCAGAGAACAGCATGGAGGACAAATTGGGATTAGGACTGGGTCTGGGCATAGGACCACCGCCTCCGTCAGAACGCTGGCtgcctccctcccccctctacAGTGCACCTTTCCTTAATGGCAGCCCTCAGCCCAGCAGTCCTCAGCCATCACTTGGAGCACAGCAGGGTCCTCTTGAAGCCCCTCTCCGCAGCTCCTGGCTTGAAGATGAGCTCAGAGGGTTAGGGGAAGCAGCAATTCAGCTGGGAAATCGGATAGAGAAGAGTCTGCGGGAGTTTAGTGAAGGTTTCAGACAGGACATGAGAACACTTGTTGCCTCACAAGAGACATTAGCAGTCAGTCTACAACAAAACAATGTCCTCTTGCAAAGGCTGTTAGGAGTACTTGAGGCCCAGCAGcaaccacagccacagcagcatcgTGTACAACAAGCACACCAATCACAAACTTCTCAACAGCACTTACAGCCACAgccagctcagcagcagcagcagcagcagcagcagcagcagcagctacaacCCATagaaccacagcagcagcaaaaacaacaacagcggATTGAAGCACCACTGCAAACACACctacaacatcagcagcagccgcaTGTAGTACAGCAACAGTCACAACAGCACCAGACGCAAATACAGCAGCAACCGCTGGTCACCCAGCATGCAAATAATCAGCCAGCTGTAGCGGTGGTACCTGCACCATCGTCCCCTGACGTACATGCCACATTTCCCTCTGATCCACCCACAGACTCAAATGGAAGTGTGCAGAGGCCACGAAGAGGAAGAGCTGTTGATCACAGGCGCAGAAGAAGGCGCTGA